The following coding sequences lie in one Thalassoglobus polymorphus genomic window:
- a CDS encoding HD domain-containing protein: MPRDFSSESLVHDPIHGYIPFISRTGLPNEETSEQEVIDHLWVQRMRHIHQLQTAWWVFPSAEHMRFQHVLGAMHLASRVISEWYDSLQEVCPSTPSKAYVESLVRMAALLHDVGHGPFGHFFDDHYLDQFDVTHEDIGGVIIEQELGDLLRGIRRNPSGRLQPLEELDPKQVSWLIRRPKESEADGHPEWLIKLRSLFSGIYTVDNMDFVLRDAYMTGFNTKAFDLSRLIHYSFFSKDGLTVHARGLSSLIHFIETRANLFRMVYFHRTVRALDIAIEEIFPQTMKHLFKGNPIEHLEDYLNFTESSFLVDVKRWAKSDDPEILGLGKTWEAILSRKAGWKMAVERTLNFHSAVGERMTIFSEPDLVLRRVRERLPKDLRDVPLKIDVAKHYHRPSGRLPAGGQNYLYDPGQKTSQELNDDDLFRALPISFLIFRIYCQSHDYDPVLNKALNSVLGDAMDAKTNM; this comes from the coding sequence ATGCCCCGCGATTTTAGTTCAGAGAGTCTCGTACACGATCCCATTCATGGGTACATTCCATTTATTTCTCGCACAGGCTTGCCGAACGAGGAAACTTCTGAACAGGAAGTGATCGACCATCTCTGGGTTCAGCGGATGCGTCATATCCATCAATTGCAAACTGCCTGGTGGGTTTTCCCTTCCGCAGAGCATATGCGTTTTCAGCATGTTTTGGGAGCAATGCATCTGGCGTCACGCGTGATTTCCGAGTGGTACGATTCGCTTCAGGAAGTTTGCCCATCGACGCCCTCGAAAGCGTATGTCGAAAGTCTTGTCCGTATGGCAGCTTTGCTGCACGATGTCGGACATGGGCCATTCGGACATTTCTTTGATGATCATTACCTCGATCAGTTCGATGTCACGCATGAAGATATTGGCGGAGTGATTATTGAACAGGAGCTTGGTGATCTCTTACGAGGAATTCGTCGCAATCCGAGTGGACGTTTGCAACCATTGGAAGAGCTTGATCCGAAACAGGTCTCCTGGTTGATCCGACGCCCCAAAGAGTCTGAAGCTGATGGACATCCCGAATGGCTCATTAAGCTTCGGTCGCTTTTCTCCGGGATTTATACCGTCGACAACATGGACTTCGTGCTTCGCGATGCGTACATGACCGGGTTCAACACGAAGGCTTTCGATTTATCTCGGTTGATTCATTACAGCTTCTTTTCAAAAGATGGCCTCACGGTTCATGCCCGAGGATTGTCTTCTTTGATTCACTTTATCGAGACCCGCGCCAACCTGTTTCGAATGGTGTACTTTCACCGCACTGTCCGCGCGCTCGATATTGCGATTGAGGAAATATTTCCTCAAACAATGAAGCACTTGTTCAAAGGAAATCCAATCGAGCACCTTGAGGACTACCTGAATTTCACGGAGTCGTCGTTTCTGGTTGATGTCAAACGCTGGGCAAAATCGGATGACCCAGAAATTCTGGGACTCGGAAAAACCTGGGAGGCAATTCTTTCTCGAAAAGCTGGCTGGAAGATGGCAGTTGAGCGGACATTGAATTTTCATAGTGCCGTTGGCGAGCGAATGACAATTTTCTCCGAACCGGATCTCGTGTTGCGTCGTGTTCGTGAACGATTACCCAAAGATCTCCGTGACGTTCCGTTGAAAATTGATGTTGCGAAACATTATCACCGTCCCAGCGGACGTCTCCCCGCAGGTGGACAGAACTACCTTTATGATCCGGGACAAAAAACCTCGCAAGAACTCAACGATGATGATTTGTTTCGCGCGTTGCCGATCAGTTTTTTAATCTTTCGGATTTACTGTCAGTCCCACGACTACGATCCCGTACTCAACAAGGCTTTGAATTCGGTTCTCGGAGACGCCATGGATGCGAAGACGAATATGTAA
- a CDS encoding ROK family protein gives MTDEQYFLGVDIGGTSIKVGVVSSEGQTIAKLQAPSVKEGTREEGLSSLYLTMENVVKKSEVGWDRIDGIGVAAPGTMDIHTGVVFHPFNLPGWENLPLRDLVSERFKKPTVLHNDANAAAYGECWQGAAKDSDSLMLWTLGTGIGGGIVINRKIVTGAHSHAGECGHMIIQAEGGPYSEHGIHGSLELFAGAKALVRRCKAALASGARSIVAQEIAKGEELTPLLIANCANADDDLANRLIMETGRYLALGTINIMHSINPDMILIGGAMTFGKNETALGRRFLENIRVEVRKHTFPIPAEKTRIEYAALGKDAGFIGAAGCILAHLEKGA, from the coding sequence GTGACCGACGAACAGTATTTTCTTGGAGTAGACATTGGCGGAACCAGCATCAAGGTCGGTGTTGTTTCAAGTGAAGGCCAAACGATTGCGAAGCTGCAGGCCCCTTCAGTCAAAGAAGGGACCCGCGAAGAAGGTCTGTCCAGTCTTTATTTGACGATGGAGAATGTCGTCAAAAAGAGCGAAGTTGGCTGGGACCGCATCGACGGGATTGGGGTCGCTGCGCCGGGGACAATGGATATTCACACTGGCGTTGTGTTCCATCCGTTTAACTTGCCCGGCTGGGAAAATCTCCCGCTGCGCGATCTCGTTTCCGAACGCTTCAAGAAACCGACGGTCCTGCACAATGACGCCAACGCAGCAGCGTATGGAGAGTGCTGGCAAGGTGCTGCCAAAGACTCAGACAGTTTGATGCTTTGGACCTTAGGAACTGGAATCGGTGGCGGGATTGTCATCAACCGTAAAATTGTCACCGGAGCCCATTCACATGCCGGAGAATGTGGGCACATGATTATTCAGGCAGAGGGTGGCCCATATTCCGAACACGGTATTCACGGATCTCTCGAATTATTCGCGGGAGCGAAAGCACTGGTCCGTCGCTGCAAAGCAGCCCTGGCATCCGGGGCGCGGTCTATCGTTGCTCAGGAGATTGCCAAAGGAGAAGAATTAACGCCGTTGCTCATCGCAAATTGCGCCAACGCTGACGACGATCTGGCGAATCGTCTGATCATGGAAACCGGGCGATATCTTGCCTTGGGAACCATCAATATCATGCACTCGATTAACCCAGACATGATCCTCATTGGTGGAGCCATGACCTTCGGAAAAAATGAAACGGCACTCGGTCGCCGCTTTCTGGAAAACATCCGTGTCGAAGTTCGGAAGCATACATTCCCGATCCCAGCAGAAAAGACTCGAATTGAGTATGCAGCTTTAGGGAAGGATGCCGGGTTCATCGGTGCTGCTGGCTGTATCCTTGCCCATCTTGAGAAGGGAGCATAA
- a CDS encoding RNA polymerase sigma factor has translation MLSDVDIMIRVQAGETSLFTELVQRYQTRLLRFARSKLVNRSDAEDLVQEAFLAAYHSRNSYSPAFEFSTWIWTITLNLARRANLKRSRTIHREREFSKLKAITSGLEQPFHSLMEAEQSETLDRWLSMIPEPQADAIRLKFFGELKYSEIALTMDCSESGAKRRVKMGLLKLADLADSETNDS, from the coding sequence ATGCTCTCTGATGTCGACATCATGATTCGCGTACAGGCTGGCGAAACCAGCTTGTTCACGGAGTTGGTACAACGATATCAGACGAGGCTTCTGCGCTTTGCCCGCAGTAAACTTGTGAACCGGAGTGATGCAGAAGACCTGGTTCAAGAGGCATTTCTAGCTGCTTACCATTCCCGAAATTCGTACTCACCAGCCTTCGAATTCAGCACCTGGATTTGGACCATCACACTCAATCTGGCTCGTCGGGCGAATCTTAAAAGGTCGCGAACAATCCATCGCGAACGTGAATTTTCCAAGCTTAAAGCAATCACAAGCGGACTAGAACAGCCTTTTCATTCGCTCATGGAGGCCGAGCAATCAGAGACTCTCGACCGTTGGCTCTCCATGATTCCGGAACCGCAAGCAGATGCAATTCGCTTGAAATTTTTCGGTGAACTAAAATATTCAGAGATCGCCCTGACAATGGATTGCAGCGAGTCCGGAGCAAAGCGTCGCGTGAAAATGGGGCTTCTCAAACTGGCTGATCTCGCAGATTCAGAGACGAACGATTCTTGA
- a CDS encoding DUF1800 domain-containing protein, giving the protein MFKIDPTWAWSTFEPKSSDWTRRRAAHLFRRAGFAAASSQLDEAIEQKPAELVQSLVHQRSETEEYQSEIESLAASILASADVKNLPAWWVYRFLTTSDQLREKTTLFWHGHFATSGEKVTEAKLMYEQNQMLREHALGDFSKMVHEIARDPAMLIYLDSATNRKAHPNENFARELMELFCLGEGQYTENDIRELARCFTGWEIRNNKYRFNRYQHDSGEKTFLGKKGSFGGEEGVEIVLQETSGPYFVIRKLINFFVFDEPQPPHELIAPLARQFEENQHQIGPVIETILSSNLFFSEHAIGKKLRSPVEFSVGFLRALEGSTDLYALTTGFNELGQTPFFPPNVKGWDGGRTWINSSTLLARANLIRSLLNRKETRFAQGSLEDFLLQNDANSPAEIVDFWEELLMAVRLPDNVKQQVAGMIEMGQGNREQRLRDALHLFCTLPEFQLG; this is encoded by the coding sequence ATGTTCAAAATTGACCCAACCTGGGCATGGTCCACATTCGAGCCGAAATCTTCGGATTGGACGCGACGTCGAGCAGCTCACTTGTTTCGCCGGGCAGGATTTGCCGCCGCGTCTTCTCAACTCGACGAAGCGATTGAGCAAAAGCCTGCCGAGTTAGTTCAATCGTTGGTCCACCAGCGAAGTGAAACTGAGGAGTATCAATCAGAAATTGAATCTCTGGCAGCTTCGATTCTGGCAAGTGCAGACGTTAAAAATCTTCCTGCGTGGTGGGTGTACCGATTCCTCACGACCAGCGATCAGCTCCGCGAGAAAACGACTCTGTTCTGGCATGGACACTTCGCCACCAGTGGAGAGAAAGTGACTGAAGCGAAGCTGATGTACGAGCAAAACCAGATGCTGCGTGAGCATGCACTGGGGGACTTCTCAAAGATGGTCCATGAGATTGCTCGTGATCCAGCGATGTTGATTTATCTCGATTCAGCGACCAATCGAAAAGCACATCCGAACGAAAACTTTGCCCGTGAGTTAATGGAGCTCTTCTGTCTGGGGGAAGGGCAATATACCGAAAACGATATTCGCGAACTCGCCCGCTGCTTTACTGGATGGGAGATTCGCAACAATAAATATCGCTTCAATCGATATCAACACGATTCTGGTGAGAAAACGTTTCTCGGAAAGAAAGGCAGTTTCGGTGGCGAAGAGGGGGTTGAAATTGTTCTGCAAGAAACCTCAGGGCCATATTTTGTCATTCGAAAGTTGATCAACTTCTTTGTCTTTGATGAACCGCAACCACCACATGAATTGATCGCTCCACTGGCAAGACAATTCGAAGAGAATCAACATCAAATTGGTCCGGTGATCGAAACGATCCTGTCGAGTAATCTCTTTTTCTCCGAGCATGCAATCGGAAAGAAACTTCGGTCGCCGGTGGAATTCTCTGTTGGTTTTCTGAGAGCACTGGAAGGCTCAACAGACCTCTATGCACTCACAACGGGCTTCAATGAACTGGGACAGACCCCATTCTTTCCACCGAATGTGAAAGGCTGGGACGGCGGACGGACATGGATCAACTCCTCAACACTACTCGCGAGGGCGAACTTGATCAGGTCTCTTCTGAATCGTAAAGAAACACGTTTTGCACAAGGAAGCCTCGAAGACTTCCTGCTTCAGAATGATGCAAATTCACCAGCTGAGATCGTCGACTTTTGGGAAGAGTTGCTGATGGCGGTTCGACTTCCAGACAACGTCAAACAGCAAGTTGCCGGGATGATCGAGATGGGCCAGGGAAATCGCGAACAAAGACTCCGTGATGCGTTGCACCTGTTCTGCACGCTTCCAGAATTCCAATTGGGTTGA
- a CDS encoding DUF1501 domain-containing protein: MALTRRQFVALTAPAMMAFGSASPRFLAHAAEKSKQTGDEKILVVVQMSGGNDGLNTVVPFDNDEYFKARPKLAIPKSDVSKINDELGFHPAAKGLSDLLEQDRLAIVQGVGYPNPNLSHFESMDIWHTCLRKSDQRPDGWLGRAIDSIQVNEPLDIPALHFGNRKQPFALASLQHRVPSVKSLEQFRLELKQRESLSEIRNSVNAQRSQSSSLLDFVQTSTDTAIDVSERLKDVTKNYQTDVTYPESPLGDQLKTVAQLIDADLATRVYYVEIDGFDTHSQQAEAHASLLRQVGDSLSAFIADVNQHGHGDRVLALCFSEFGRRVAENASAGTDHGRAAPLFLAGNNVKSGLIGRMPSLEKLEEGDLKFHTDFREVYAGILENWLGTPSGEILHESYRPVDFLKT; this comes from the coding sequence ATGGCACTGACGCGTCGACAATTTGTTGCATTGACCGCTCCTGCGATGATGGCGTTTGGATCGGCTTCTCCTCGATTTCTCGCTCATGCTGCCGAGAAATCAAAACAAACAGGAGATGAGAAAATCCTCGTTGTCGTTCAAATGTCGGGAGGAAACGATGGCTTGAATACCGTTGTCCCGTTTGACAACGATGAGTATTTTAAAGCCCGTCCAAAACTTGCAATCCCCAAAAGCGATGTCTCCAAAATCAACGACGAACTCGGATTTCATCCAGCTGCGAAGGGGCTAAGCGACTTACTTGAGCAAGACCGGCTTGCGATCGTCCAAGGAGTTGGATATCCGAACCCGAATTTGTCTCACTTTGAATCGATGGATATCTGGCATACGTGTTTACGAAAGTCGGATCAACGTCCGGACGGCTGGTTGGGCCGGGCCATCGATTCGATCCAGGTTAACGAACCTCTTGATATCCCCGCGCTGCACTTCGGAAATCGCAAACAACCTTTTGCCTTGGCATCGCTTCAGCATCGCGTCCCCTCAGTCAAGTCGCTGGAGCAATTTCGACTCGAACTCAAGCAGCGGGAATCGCTCAGTGAAATTCGCAACAGCGTGAACGCCCAACGTTCTCAGTCAAGCTCGTTGCTGGACTTCGTACAGACCAGCACCGACACAGCAATCGATGTCAGCGAGAGGTTAAAAGACGTCACCAAAAACTATCAAACAGACGTCACTTATCCGGAATCACCACTTGGAGATCAGCTGAAAACGGTTGCACAGTTAATCGACGCGGACCTTGCAACACGGGTGTACTATGTGGAAATTGACGGATTTGATACGCACTCCCAACAAGCAGAGGCACATGCCAGCCTGCTCCGCCAAGTTGGTGACTCCCTGTCGGCTTTCATTGCTGATGTGAACCAGCATGGGCATGGAGACCGTGTGCTGGCTTTGTGCTTCAGTGAATTCGGGCGACGTGTCGCTGAGAATGCCAGTGCCGGTACCGACCATGGCCGCGCAGCTCCGTTGTTCCTCGCTGGGAACAATGTGAAATCTGGACTGATTGGAAGGATGCCCAGCCTGGAAAAACTTGAAGAGGGCGACCTCAAATTCCACACCGACTTTCGTGAAGTCTATGCAGGCATCTTAGAAAACTGGCTCGGAACGCCTTCCGGCGAAATTCTTCACGAAAGCTATCGCCCCGTTGATTTCTTGAAGACCTAG
- a CDS encoding NADPH-dependent assimilatory sulfite reductase hemoprotein subunit, with protein MADKKLSKVEGIKGDSQYLRGSIKEDLLSDAPQVSSDNFQLLKFHGTYQQDNRDERKGGSKSYSFMVRSRIPGGKVTAAQFLAELDLCDKYGNETLRITDRQGFQIHGVVKGDLKSTIRGINESKLSTLSACGDVCRNFMCCPAPHHNSPIHDEMQALAKKLAMHFAPKSTAYSETWLTDEDGEKTKVAEVNFVEPIYGKTYLPRKFKFGIALPEDNCVDIYTQDLGLMTIVEDGKIIGYNILVGGGQGMTPAKKETFPAVGKRMAFATTEQIVEVCEAIVKVQRDFGDRVDRKFARMKYLIHNWGLEKFKAKVEEYYGASLPEPHPTDVTDVDDHMGWHEQGDGKLFLGINVENGRIKDEGDFRLKTAIRVLLNKYGMDARLTALQGMILCDIDPADKADIESILKEHGIALADDLSLSRRYSISCPALPTCGLAVTESERIMPSVMDDFDGLLKEHGLSEERVTVHMTGCPNGCARPYTPDVGLVGKARGKYTIYLGGNAQGLRIGFIYADMVPQEEIVSTLSPVFARYKSERNEDEAFGDYCHRIGLEALTAE; from the coding sequence ATGGCTGACAAAAAGCTCAGCAAGGTGGAGGGAATCAAAGGGGACAGCCAGTATTTGCGAGGGTCCATTAAAGAGGATTTGCTTAGCGACGCCCCCCAGGTTTCAAGTGACAACTTCCAATTACTGAAATTCCATGGAACGTATCAGCAGGATAATCGCGACGAGCGGAAAGGCGGTTCCAAGTCATACAGCTTCATGGTGCGAAGCCGAATTCCTGGTGGAAAAGTTACGGCAGCTCAGTTTCTGGCGGAACTTGACCTGTGCGACAAGTATGGCAACGAGACGTTGCGGATCACCGACCGGCAGGGATTTCAGATTCACGGAGTCGTGAAAGGGGATCTCAAATCGACGATTCGCGGAATCAACGAAAGCAAGCTCTCCACACTTTCTGCCTGTGGCGATGTTTGCCGAAACTTTATGTGTTGCCCGGCACCACACCACAACAGTCCGATCCACGATGAAATGCAGGCATTAGCCAAGAAACTGGCGATGCACTTTGCTCCAAAAAGTACAGCCTATTCAGAAACCTGGTTGACAGACGAAGATGGTGAAAAAACCAAAGTCGCCGAAGTGAATTTTGTCGAGCCGATTTATGGAAAGACTTATCTGCCACGAAAGTTCAAATTCGGAATTGCACTTCCAGAAGACAATTGCGTCGATATCTACACTCAGGATTTGGGCCTGATGACGATTGTCGAAGATGGCAAGATCATCGGCTACAACATTCTGGTGGGTGGCGGGCAAGGGATGACGCCGGCCAAAAAAGAAACTTTCCCCGCAGTTGGGAAGCGGATGGCATTCGCCACAACTGAGCAAATCGTGGAAGTTTGTGAAGCCATCGTTAAAGTTCAACGTGACTTTGGGGATCGTGTCGATCGTAAATTTGCACGTATGAAGTACCTGATTCACAATTGGGGCTTAGAAAAATTCAAAGCCAAAGTTGAAGAGTATTACGGTGCATCCCTTCCAGAGCCTCATCCGACAGACGTGACTGATGTGGATGACCATATGGGCTGGCATGAACAGGGTGACGGCAAACTGTTCCTGGGTATCAATGTCGAGAATGGCCGCATCAAAGATGAAGGCGATTTTCGCTTGAAGACCGCAATCCGAGTCCTGCTCAATAAGTATGGCATGGATGCGCGTCTGACTGCTCTCCAAGGGATGATTCTGTGTGATATCGATCCTGCTGACAAAGCAGATATCGAATCGATTTTGAAAGAACATGGAATTGCACTTGCAGATGATTTGAGCCTGTCACGACGTTACTCGATCTCTTGCCCGGCGCTTCCAACGTGTGGACTCGCAGTGACCGAATCCGAACGGATTATGCCGAGCGTGATGGATGACTTCGACGGACTTCTGAAAGAACATGGATTGAGCGAAGAGCGGGTCACTGTTCACATGACCGGATGCCCAAATGGATGTGCTCGACCGTACACTCCAGACGTTGGTCTGGTTGGGAAAGCACGCGGCAAGTACACCATCTACTTAGGTGGCAATGCTCAGGGGTTGCGCATCGGATTCATCTATGCAGACATGGTCCCGCAAGAAGAGATTGTGAGCACGCTTTCGCCTGTTTTTGCTCGATACAAGTCTGAAAGAAATGAGGACGAAGCCTTCGGAGATTACTGCCACCGAATAGGGCTTGAAGCACTCACCGCGGAATAG
- a CDS encoding M42 family metallopeptidase: MELLETLTQTPSVPGREERIRKVIEDYVTEKGLFDEIRTDPMGSLICVRKSRPQDGKTIEKPLKVMLAAHMDQIGFLVSHVGDDGFLRVNPVGGFDRRNLFARRVKVCTSSEDLRGVMNPGGRPIHIASDDEKNKIPEINEFFIDLSLDPEVVKQKVKIGDMVVLEGPFSEVGDSVVSQCLDNRIGCWAVIRAIEKLKHHDCEIHAVWTVQEEVGLRGAIPASFEVAPDIGLSCDTTLCCKIPGVPEEQRVTVPGDGICLKIMDSSTIADLKLLEQIEAIAEKNNIPCQRGVLPRGGQDGAAIQRSRSGVRVAVFACPVKYIHTVTEMSHKTDLMAYPNLLAAYLEQL, translated from the coding sequence ATGGAACTGCTGGAAACACTCACACAAACTCCTTCTGTCCCCGGCCGCGAAGAGCGGATTCGAAAAGTCATCGAGGATTATGTGACCGAGAAGGGGCTCTTCGATGAAATTAGGACTGATCCGATGGGGTCCCTGATCTGTGTTCGCAAATCGCGTCCGCAGGATGGCAAGACGATCGAGAAGCCGCTCAAGGTCATGCTGGCTGCCCACATGGATCAGATTGGTTTTCTTGTTTCACACGTCGGTGATGATGGATTTTTGCGTGTCAATCCGGTCGGTGGATTTGATCGGCGAAACCTGTTTGCTCGCCGAGTCAAAGTTTGCACATCTTCTGAAGACCTGCGAGGAGTGATGAACCCCGGCGGTCGTCCGATCCATATCGCCTCAGACGATGAGAAGAACAAAATCCCGGAGATCAACGAGTTCTTTATCGATCTCAGCCTCGATCCGGAAGTTGTTAAGCAGAAAGTCAAAATCGGCGATATGGTCGTCCTGGAAGGCCCATTCTCTGAAGTTGGTGACTCCGTTGTTTCTCAATGCCTCGACAATCGGATTGGCTGCTGGGCTGTGATTCGAGCAATTGAAAAATTGAAACATCATGACTGCGAAATTCACGCCGTCTGGACAGTTCAGGAAGAAGTTGGCTTGCGAGGAGCGATTCCGGCATCATTTGAAGTGGCTCCTGACATCGGTCTTTCGTGTGATACAACACTCTGTTGCAAAATTCCGGGCGTCCCTGAAGAACAACGCGTGACGGTCCCCGGAGATGGAATCTGCTTGAAGATCATGGACTCTTCAACAATTGCCGATCTCAAACTCCTTGAGCAAATTGAAGCGATCGCTGAGAAAAACAACATCCCTTGTCAACGCGGCGTCCTTCCGCGTGGTGGTCAAGATGGAGCCGCCATTCAGCGTTCCCGCTCAGGTGTCCGCGTGGCAGTCTTTGCCTGCCCGGTGAAGTACATTCATACCGTTACCGAAATGTCGCACAAAACCGACCTGATGGCGTACCCGAATCTGCTCGCAGCCTACTTGGAACAGCTGTAA
- the argS gene encoding arginine--tRNA ligase, whose translation MNILHELQARFLPALEDFTENPQPFAEMVKVSQDARFGDFQANCAMPLAKKNGVNPRELAASLVEKLDVSDLCEPPEIAGPGFINLRLKDEVVESLTNNAFKDERLGVAEVETPRKYVIDFSSPNVAKPMHVGHLRSSVIGDSLQRTFRFLGHSVVSDNHIGDWGTQFGMIIYGYKHFVDEAAYKADAVGELARLYRLVNTLSDYHAAVVKIPQEEQRIETLAGALEAAEASADPSDKKQKKALKKQRTELVAARESLKELNSRVVEIEADENLKQLADAHPDIARLAREETAKLHGGDPENQKLWDEFLPQCLTALQSVYDRLNVHFDKTLGESYYNPMLADVVADLEAKGLAKESDGAKCVFIEGNAAPFIVQKADGAFTYATTDLATVKYRVEELGAEVVLYVVDARQSEHFKLLMQTVELWLDTKIDLQHVSFGTVMGEDRRPFKTRSGDNVGLESLLDESVRKAREVVASNDDSKTDADGNPAPELDEETRTAIAEIVGIGGIKYADLHHNRESDYVFDWDKMLANTGDTATYMQYAYARIHGIFRRGGIDLNELRSSSFNIHLDDPAERSLALKLCRFGEALESVGSECRPNLLTQYLFEMAGELTTFYGKCSVLKADNETTKHSRLKLIDLAGRVIKQGLELLGIEVCEKM comes from the coding sequence ATGAACATTCTGCACGAACTCCAAGCTCGATTTCTTCCAGCTCTTGAAGACTTTACGGAAAATCCACAACCATTCGCTGAGATGGTGAAGGTGTCCCAAGACGCTCGCTTTGGTGATTTTCAAGCCAATTGTGCGATGCCGCTCGCCAAGAAAAATGGGGTCAATCCGCGTGAACTGGCAGCCAGTCTTGTCGAGAAGTTGGATGTTTCCGATTTGTGCGAACCGCCTGAAATCGCCGGTCCGGGGTTTATCAACCTGCGACTTAAAGACGAAGTTGTTGAGTCACTCACGAACAATGCCTTCAAGGATGAACGCCTCGGCGTTGCGGAAGTAGAAACTCCGCGGAAGTACGTCATCGACTTCTCTTCGCCCAATGTCGCGAAACCGATGCATGTCGGACATCTGCGAAGCTCCGTGATTGGGGATTCACTTCAGCGAACGTTTCGATTTCTGGGACATTCCGTCGTCAGCGACAACCATATCGGTGACTGGGGAACCCAGTTTGGGATGATCATCTACGGATATAAACATTTTGTTGACGAGGCCGCCTATAAAGCGGACGCCGTTGGCGAGTTGGCTCGACTTTATCGACTGGTCAACACTCTCAGTGATTATCACGCTGCGGTTGTGAAAATCCCTCAGGAAGAACAACGAATCGAGACGCTCGCAGGTGCGCTCGAGGCGGCGGAAGCAAGTGCTGATCCGAGCGACAAAAAACAAAAGAAAGCACTCAAAAAACAACGAACTGAACTCGTCGCAGCTCGCGAGTCACTCAAAGAATTGAATTCACGGGTCGTCGAAATCGAGGCGGACGAGAACCTCAAGCAACTCGCGGATGCTCACCCCGACATTGCGCGGCTTGCTCGCGAAGAGACAGCCAAGTTGCACGGAGGAGACCCTGAGAATCAGAAGCTGTGGGATGAATTTCTGCCTCAATGTCTGACTGCTCTGCAATCGGTCTATGACCGTTTGAATGTTCACTTCGACAAAACTCTCGGCGAGAGTTATTACAACCCGATGCTCGCAGACGTTGTGGCCGATCTGGAAGCGAAAGGGCTGGCAAAAGAGAGTGATGGTGCCAAGTGCGTCTTCATCGAAGGGAACGCAGCTCCGTTTATTGTGCAGAAAGCTGATGGAGCGTTTACGTATGCAACAACCGATCTGGCGACGGTGAAATACCGTGTGGAGGAGCTAGGAGCGGAGGTCGTGTTGTATGTGGTCGATGCCCGACAAAGTGAGCACTTCAAATTGCTGATGCAAACGGTTGAGTTGTGGTTGGACACAAAGATTGACCTTCAGCACGTCAGTTTCGGAACCGTCATGGGGGAAGATCGTCGACCGTTCAAAACCCGGTCGGGAGACAATGTCGGCTTGGAAAGTCTGTTGGATGAATCAGTTCGCAAGGCGCGAGAAGTTGTCGCCAGCAATGATGATTCAAAAACGGATGCCGACGGCAATCCGGCCCCTGAACTCGATGAAGAAACACGCACAGCGATTGCCGAAATCGTTGGGATCGGCGGCATTAAATATGCCGACCTGCATCACAATCGTGAAAGCGATTATGTCTTTGACTGGGACAAAATGCTGGCGAACACCGGCGATACCGCAACTTATATGCAGTACGCCTACGCTCGAATTCACGGAATTTTTCGCCGAGGCGGAATTGATCTCAACGAACTACGATCATCGAGTTTTAATATTCACCTCGATGATCCGGCAGAACGGTCTCTTGCTTTGAAGTTGTGCCGGTTCGGTGAAGCGTTAGAGAGTGTCGGCAGCGAGTGTCGACCGAATTTACTGACGCAATATCTCTTCGAGATGGCTGGCGAACTGACAACGTTCTACGGGAAATGCTCCGTCCTGAAAGCGGACAACGAAACCACAAAGCACAGCCGTCTCAAACTCATCGACCTTGCTGGTCGCGTGATCAAGCAGGGGCTGGAGCTACTCGGAATCGAAGTCTGCGAAAAAATGTAG